The Vigna radiata var. radiata cultivar VC1973A chromosome 6, Vradiata_ver6, whole genome shotgun sequence DNA segment TTCATATGTTAAGCGTAGTGTATTCCGCAGATACTGCACATTCGCAGGGCTATTGTCAGATCAGAAACAAGTAGCACAATATCTATTTACATCTCACATTGCACACTACATAACAATCGACTACATAAGATATTTATGATAATACAAAATAACCAACCACCTTTAAAGGTTCAAACGGGTACTGAGACCCCACAGCTTCGAGATCTTTCTTACAATGTTGGTTCAAACTGTCAAACATTGCAACAAATAATCTATCAACTACATCCATAACCTGCCAAGAAACTCAAATCATCAGCAAATCATTCTAGTCCCTCAAATGTTTCATCAAATTTGCCAACAAGCCAAAGATACCTCAAAATAATGCTTCTTAATCTCCATTTCAACATCAAGACCTGTAAACTCACACAGATGCCTGTGAGTGTAGGAATCTTCTGCTCTAAATACAGGACCAATCTCAAAAACACGCCCAAAATCTCCACATATAGACATTTGCTTGTGAAGCTGAGGTGACTGGGCCAGGCATGCAGGTTGGCCTTTGTAGTCAAGTCTGAAAACAGAAGCTCCACCCTCACTAGATCCAGCAATCAACTTTGGAGTGTGGATTTCACAAAAACCTTCAGATAATAAGAACTGTCTAAATGCCTGCACAATTAAgcaattaaaagttaatcaaaCCATTCGGCTCAAAGTCCAACTACAATTGCATAGCTTAAGTGAGAGTCTCGGTAATCAGTAtgcaatttttgtttcaataaacataaaattgaagACCCCGGTAATagctaaaataaatataaagtctTAAGAATATCATTGGAgatacaaaaactaaattaatacaTTAGCAACGTGAGACTGAACACGGAAAATTCCTTGATTAGCAGGTGTTCGCACGTCAAGCACTCTGAAGTTCAACCGTGTGTCCTGATTAACCCGAACAAGTTGCTCACCAGCCTGCAGCCATTAACAAGCACATAAAGCAAGACCGAAACAATGACAACGCATTCCTCAAACAAAATCAGAGACACAAACAGGAAACATCTTTACTAAAGAGAACCTGAAGAGCCTTCTCAATTTCAACCTCACTCCGAGCAGCATCCTCAAGATTGATCGGCAGAGTAGGCACAGCCCTACTGATACAATACAACTTCCTCACTTGAATTTCCACCTGCACGAACAAACCAAACCATAAACACCACAAACTCCAAATTCAaccattaattttaaacttacaaaaaaaaaagcaaacatGAAATACGTATCttcaaataacaatattttcaattacCAATCACAATCTTCAAATCTAACCACTAATCTTAAATGTACCAAATCTTCAAATAAACAgaattataacattatataccgaaaaacactattcaatatttttcatttttcatactaaaaaaaaatgcgTGTCTTCAGAGTCTCTGTACACCTGCCACTACAGAGAGCATTGAATCGAAGAGGAACCAACATAACCTACAGATTTTACAAACCCTAATAACTAGACAAACCTGCTGCGTTGCGCCTTTGATGGGAGCGGCGGGAATCGAAACAACGCCTTCGACATCGACAATGGATTCGCGGTTGAGCGCGGCGGCGAACTTCACCATCTGCGGGCTCACCGTATCGGGCTGCGCCTGCACCAGACACTGAACCGTATAGCCGTGCTCTCTTATGACCAAGAATGCCATCTTCTTCCCGACCGGTCGAATAGTCTGTGCCCTCCCTCGGATAACCACCGTCTTGTTCTCCAGCGCAGGGCCGAGCGCCTCCACGCGGGTCCACTCGCCAACATCGGTGGGCGTCTTGGACTGCAGCTCGACGAGCGGCACATCGCCGTAGTTGGCAGCGAGGGGGTCAGCCTCGTCGACGGACAGATTTGCAGTGGCGGCGGACGCGGCGGCGATTTCCTGGCGGCGACGAAGCTTGTCCTGCTTGGCGGCCTCCTTCTTGGCTGCCTTTTTGCTAATCTGAGCCTCCGATGCAGCGGCGGCCGGGTCTTGGGACTCGGAAGACGACATCGTTTTGGTGTGCTTGGGTTTACTAAAGACTTAGTTATAAGATTAAAATGTTGAGGcgatgaaataaaattgttaggTTTGTGGTTTTTTTAACAGAGgaagagaatatatatatatttatctaatttgaaaatggaaatgCAAATCCGTGGTATTGGCACGCAGGCTTCATACTTTCCTTCGTCTTTGTAACAGTTTATAAAACAATGTCTCgctctattattttctttttctttttctaaattatttttttagtcaaTCTCTGTTGGCtaggtttttcttttatcaaaaactaattaataaaacCTAACCACAACatcaaaaattactttttgtactcaatataaaaatgattatttgtttcctttctaagatttatgtaaacaaaaaatatgttgaaaaactatcaatttaattcttttgagtgatttattttttatttatttttgttataaataagtgaactgtaaatttataatagatattGAGATGAAGGAAAATATAacgaataaaaaataattaaataatagaagtgcttttttaaaagaatttttgacATGGCATATAAGAGCAATTAGTCGGTGTGTTCTCTTtataaagatattgataagtaGGCTGATGTTATTAGTGGTgattttaatcaaattcaacaCTTATAATCCTTTGCATAGTTGTTTATGCATTTAATAGTTGTGTAGAAATATTTTAGagtttgtataaaaaaaacttcattCGTCAGAGTTAATGTCTTACTTGGTGTACACAAATCAATGTCACAACATTATTGGATAGGACTAAAAGCATTTATTAACTTATGTCATCGATTAACAGCAATTAGATTGGTAAATGATAGATTTCAATATATTCTTAAGGAATAAGTTATTAAATTTCTTCATATCATTAGATAATAACGTTAATaattgaattgttaattttttttctgttcgataaaaatgttttttttttgacattttcataatatattgaatgtaattttgatgttggagaaaaaaattcttcattcaACCATCTAGATCGATGTTCAACTTCATGttctaaacaaaattcaatttttcccGTACTTAATAATAcgtttaatcatttaaattatctttattcaTGTAAGGttttttcaattaagtcctactattttaaaatgtctcGATTAagtttttggttttaaaaaattaaattaattaaggacTTGTCGTTAATTTAGATAGacagtgttaaaattgtgtGTGCGTGGCACAGTGACTTGGCTGAGGTGACAATATATAGTGAACTGAGTTGGTTTTCTCTCATTttggaattaaatttaattgaaattaattgatacaaaagaaaacatttaagtaaaacatttcttaagaaataaaaagtgTGAACTCTGGAACGTTGTAgataaaaggaaataatttgGGAAAAATTGGAAAATCAGAAGGgatttaaaaccctaaattggaAGACAGCAATTGGTGTTGGTGGAGCCTGTGGAGTTGGTGGAGGTTGTTTTTATGCGATGCAGGTGGGTGCTGAGAGGCAGGGAGTCATAGTGCTTGCGAATGTCATAGACAAGCTTCTCAGGGAGATGGGTCCCGGGGTATATGTTGCTGAGATTGCGCACGACGGTGGTCCACACAAGGTTGCAAGGTGCGCGGTGATGAATGTGTCATCCTCGTCACTGGtgcttcttttgttttattttaattttttttcttatccatTTGCTCTTTCTCCCCCTGACAATCCAAAGTTCTTTCCTTTACTTTAAAACTCAACatccaaagagaaaaagagagagaaacagaTGGCGAGCATTGCTGGTACATGTCCTTTAGGCGCATTGCACAGAAACACTGTCTCGGAAAACAATAGGAAGAACTATGTCGTTCATTATGAGGGGCTTCGATTGCCATAGAGAATGCAAATGCCTTTTTCACTTATAACCGTATTTCGGATTCTTCATCTTCAAGATGCAGGACAATTAAGGCCATGGCTTCCTCAACCATTGCAGCACCAAAGAGAGAAAAGGATCCAAAAAAGAGGGGAAAGGGGAATAACCAAACAAAACTAACAAATTACTACTTCTAACAAACATCAATAGTTGGAAGGGAAAACGATGAGAGAAAGAGGATTCAGAAGGTTCACGCTTTGGAGTCTGTGAGAGTGACCATGTTTTTGTTCTTACAGTGAGAaagggaggaagaagagaatacatgtgctttttgtttttctattgttCAGCAAAGAGAACTGcatttgaattttcattactttatcAAGGTGATGgtgatataattttataagaatattaCTCTGACACCTCACCCAAGTCACCGTGCCACACACACAATTTTAACGTCATCTATCCAAATTAACGGTAAatccttaattgattcaattttttaaaatcatggACTTAATTGAGATGTTTTAAAATActggacctaattgagaaaatcCTACGTAAATTGGGacaatctaaatgattaaactaAGATAATATTATGCAAACTATAGTGTAAGTTGACGTGCATAATGTATTACTTCATAATCTTATGACCATTTTTTAAGTCTATAAGATTGTTTAGGTGTCATAGATGACACTTATGTAAAAGATTTGcagtttatgattttgatattaaattcaCATATGTATTATGTGAGTGGAAAGGAATTGAATAACATCTAATTATGCGCTTATTTAAGAGGATCCATTGCTTATACATGAAGGTTAGTTGAATGCAATATACTCAATTTGTGCCAACTTAGTTATTATTGCTAACAATAATTAATGCAATGATTGTAGGATAATACTACTTGAGGATGTTGTCTTTAAAAATGAGTCTTTTGATTTCAATTAGGcttcaattctttttaaaatcaaaacctaaaataataaaaatttataaaaaagaaatataaaggaATAGGCTTTAATACTAAAGAACCAAAGCTTATTCAATTATATGTTTCGGTTCTTTGGACAATCAAAGTTTATTCTAGTATTTATAATTGAAGactataattatatacataatttgaCAACCAAAGTCTATTGTggtatttatataattgaagTCTATAGTTGTATAAATAATGGAAACCGATATCTTGACAACGATTTGTCAACGCCACGCGTCATCATtctatttgttaaatttaatttttttttcaattaaaaaactgaTGTGAAAAAGGTGATTTTGTGTTATTCCGAAAATACCCTCAATCGTTTTAATCTGACTTTGTCCTTCGAATGATTTATCTctctccattttaggttttcCATTTTCTCTAAAGCTCTGTCTCGATCCATTTAAGGTATTCCTGTTTCTTTGAAGTTGTTCTCGGTATGTCCATTTATCTAAGGCGTTGAAAAGTGGTGAGCAATCTGTGTGGACGTTGAGGGATTTGGTCGGGTTAATATCGTGACTTCTAAATTTCTCTTATGTCGACGTTGGGTGTGTATTTGGTCAAAGTTGTTTCCTTTTTTATGCCATAGGTCCGTTAGGTGACATTGTatatcatttatgttttgatttcGACTGAAGCAGCTTGTAGCTGTATGGCAATAATTAGTTAACTTGGTGCATATTCTAAATGCATTGGTATCTCTTCCAAAGCAACTTAGTTCATAGTGTATGTTTTTGGAAGTAGTATTCTTTTAGAGCCTAATCTGCCTTGCACGTTTTGCAGGTTTTGAAGCACCACTTCTAAGGTATGGTgcttaaattaaacttaatttaacaATTGAATGTCTAAACCACAAATTAAACACGcatttagtttaataatttaatttctaaataaaaaatattattaacatgtTCTGTTAAGATTTCTGTTAAAGATTTGGTATTTAACTGAACTGAATCATGTCATGTCATAATGTGGTTGATCTCATGGCAAAGTTCATCTTATCTTGTTTATGTTACTTTGAAACTCGAATaaccactagtacaaaaatcatattttatgacgtacaaaaacgaactatgatgTACATAGTTTTCTACGTTAttataggtctacatattttatgacgtagcaaaatttacgttatctgaacatattatgacactgtttctaaaagaaataactttaatgaatgtgaacatagataattttactcaatatcaattcaaaacaatttttttctaatattcatataaaaaaatggactgattttagaaacatacATTTAGTATTATGACACTGTTcctaaaatcagtccattttttttatatgaatattggagaaaattgtttcgaattgatattgagtaaaattatctatgttcacattcattagagttatttcttttagaaacagtgtcataatatgttcagataacgtaaatttttgctacgtcataaaatatgtagacctattataacgtacaaaactatgtacgtcatagttcgtttttgtacgttataaaatatgatttttgtactagtgaacaAGCAAGCTACCATGGTGCTTCAGTAGACCCAGCTCTAAGCTTGAAAGTACttcaattaaattcaataaattgaaCATTTCTACACATGAAGTTCAAATATACGAACATTGTCTTactgaacaaaaaaaatgtacCGTTATACAATCAAATAAAGTATATTCTCCTTATCCTTATTCTATGGGTgattaaacaattaataaatcaaacaaTCATAATTCCACAAGAAATGGCACAGAACAGGAAAACACTTCAATTGAATtcaataaattgaatatttattgttattgaattaaaattattgttactgagtaaaaaatattttagcatttcaaaatcaattaagaagCTACATTATCATCCTATGGCCAATTAAACagcatttaataaattatgcaATTATAACTCAACAAGAACTGACAAAGGAGGAAAACTTGAACAAACCACATTTATGCAGACTAGAGTTGTTATACAAAAAgaaatctttaaaagaaaagaaatataatattgacATGTAAATGACATAATTAAGACTAGTGTTTTGGTTTCCGACAACCAACAATAGTTTGATATCTTCCAAAATAGGtacaaaatgatgaaaatttgcTGCTGAAAACTGGTTGCTGAAACAATTCTGTACAGCCAAGGAAGGTGCTCTCAAAGTCCCAACTTTTGCTTACTTTAACAATGCTTCCACTCCATAAGATGCTATCCCTTTTGGAGAAACAATCTGGATGCTAGAACTCCACCACAGCAACAccataaaccaaaagaaaaccACCAACATTAATTGATATTTCAGGGTGACATTGGATGACGCAGAGTAAAACTAAACAAACACACATGAgaaaacttcaaaaattggGGTGTTGCGATTTTCAAGTGAATAAAAGGgatagaaaaaaacaaaactaacatTTGCAATACTAAAACGATTGACAACAAACAGAGTGCCCAACAATTATAAAGCTTGCAATGAAGGGGTTTCTGGCATTCACTTAATGCGGAGTCCAAAGAAGGGGAAATATCCTAAATACTTTGAATTCCAAACAGAGCGCATATCATGAGCGCATATCATGAATTAATTAGTACCACAACAAGGAACAGTTGAAATCGATATCCTATAACATCGAAAGATGATATCTAACGCCGTATCGGTAAAACATAAAAGCGAAAAAACAAGGAGGTCAAAAAACAAAACCTTTCCACAAATGACGAGAAGGGTGGACCAAAGCGAGACTTCCTCCAGCTCTTCAATGGCGAACTGTCACACACGAGACCAAAGCAACACTTCGATGGTGGAACGACAGGTTTCGGAGAACGAAAAACTGGTGAGAGAGTTTTGAAGGTTCAAAGTGAAAACAATTTCACTTTCTGAAAGGCGCCATCAGGTTTTTAGCACTTTTGTTTCCAAATATGCCCTctacaacaaaattaaactatttaaaaattcattaaaaacaacaaatgagaCAATGACACCTCTCGGCAAATCGTTGTCAAATTTCTGTTgtcaaacaaacattttccataaataattttaaaaatgtcactACATTTTGAAAGACTTTGTTTTTCTCATAACCAAAACTTATTACacaatttcaaatgttttttctACACTATAATGATTTTTAGACAAAATCCTTTGTTGCTAAATAGATAATGACCATCATCTCACACTATGATTTAATGGAGGAATTGTAGAGGTGTTGATCATGCCATTAGACACAAAGTAAGTATTAGACATTCGACAACACATCCAAAGATAAAGTTACTATTTATTTGAATGATGACATGAGATACATATAAGAGTATTAGGAAATAACATAAATTTCCTATATTCAAATTGTGTGGAACAAAACTAAATGCAAAATAGTTACACACAATATTGATAATGGAGTTCAATTGTAAGATctgtagaaaacaaaaatagtttctattctttttttttattttgtgatcataaataattaattatgatttgtaTTGGTGTGTAGAAAgtattaagaaaatgaataaaaaataatttatgatagtttttatattaattttcaaatattgcATGAAATAATTACTTAAGTAGTAATGTTTGCACTATATTATCAACAAAAATGAAGTGATGTGTAGTGGTGAGTGCATATATCAAACTTCCAATAGTTTAAACCTATGGACCTTTATCTATAGGTAATGATTGAaccatttgaaatattttaataatctccataaaatattataaaaccgTCTGCGACAATTGACCTAATGAGGTTAAGTTCATTTTAAGACaggaatataaataatgttatttaatcaTCATAATGATCTATTTAACTTAATCTTTAATACACATTTACCAATAATCTTACAAGATTATCCTGGATTCAAAGGATATAATTCTCAAATAATTCTCTCCAAATactcttcttttattctctaAAGAACATATCAATATCATCAATGCTGatacttcttcatcaaattctaTTCcagtatattttaattgatttgttaCTATATTAAGTTGTATAAGAAGTTGTGCTGTTAATGTACCTTTTGTCatccataaaataaattgaacaatCATATTACCAATTGAACTTTGTTTTAAGCAGAAAGTTTTTCATATTCCAGAAAGAGGCACCATAAATTCTATTGTGGTTGTTTCTTTACAATATTGAATGCACCATTGTCAGATAatgtcaaaaagaaaaaattataacaattatgcTTACACTTTCTaatattgttttcacttgtctttttccttaaattcatatttttttttttgcattttctgAATTTCTTCATCAAATCCATACAAGGATAGTTGTACACAACCACCTTTTCATCCCATGACACTTTCTTTTTACTCTTCTTTCCATTGGTGGAGAAGTTCATAGCCACTGACTTTTCCACCACTTCCTCCTCTCTATCATTGCTTTCTTGCTTCAACTCACTCTgcatcaaattatttaaaatcaattcattttattttttcattcaaataaactGATAACAATTATATTCTTCAAGATGAATATTAGTTtgttaaatacaaaaatattaataatacacattgaataaaatttatcaaaaaatttaaactaaacttTTTGTCATTCTCATTTGTCATTGTATAAAATTTATCACTTAGTTTttcataaagtttaattaacagtaaaaatgattttttttataaaacacttattttatattgtaacaGTAGtggttaatatattaaaaaaaattcacacaattaaattaaaagaaatatatttatttatttttaatgataagaAAACCAAACTGCATCCAATTTAAAactataacaaattttaatttattttatatttcaaaaattaaaaacatatttaacttataatataatattaaatttaaattcacacttaaattttctaactcataaaaaaccataaaagttaatattttaagcaAAACAATACCTGAATAGCAATCTCCTTCTTAATGGGCTCATCATGAAtatcttcttctttgttttggCTATTCCTATCTGTCGCTGTTTCTGTAAAATACTTATACTTTTGTCTCAAAAATCTGAAATCAGAAAACATAACATTAtccataaaatataagatataacaacaacaaaagataCTAACTTCCAACGATTCATACCGAACTTCTTCTACAAGTTTCTTTCTCTTAagcttttctgcttctagtttCCTTTTCTTAGAAACATTCTCCTGTAATATTTTCATAA contains these protein-coding regions:
- the LOC106765330 gene encoding aspartate--tRNA ligase 2, cytoplasmic; this encodes MSSSESQDPAAAASEAQISKKAAKKEAAKQDKLRRRQEIAAASAATANLSVDEADPLAANYGDVPLVELQSKTPTDVGEWTRVEALGPALENKTVVIRGRAQTIRPVGKKMAFLVIREHGYTVQCLVQAQPDTVSPQMVKFAAALNRESIVDVEGVVSIPAAPIKGATQQVEIQVRKLYCISRAVPTLPINLEDAARSEVEIEKALQAGEQLVRVNQDTRLNFRVLDVRTPANQGIFRVQSHVANAFRQFLLSEGFCEIHTPKLIAGSSEGGASVFRLDYKGQPACLAQSPQLHKQMSICGDFGRVFEIGPVFRAEDSYTHRHLCEFTGLDVEMEIKKHYFEVMDVVDRLFVAMFDSLNQHCKKDLEAVGSQYPFEPLKYLRNTLRLTYEEGIQMLKDVGVEIEPFGDLNTEAERKLGQLVLEKYGTEFYILHRYPLAVRPFYTMPCYDNPSYSNSFDVFIRGEEIISGAQRVHVPEFLEQRAAACGIDVKTISTYIDSFRYGAPPHGGFGVGLERVVMLFCGLNNIRKTSLFPRDPLRIAP